In the genome of Arabidopsis thaliana chromosome 4, partial sequence, the window TGAAGATGGTTGTGGATTTGTCTTATGCTTCAAATGCGCCACTTTACCGCGAGTGTTAAAGCATAGAGTTGACGATTATCCTCTCTTACTATGCTATGGCGAAAAGGCAAATGGTATATATTGGTGTGAGATttgtgagaaaaaaatgaatccaGAGAAATGGTTCTACACATGTAAAGATCAATGGGCTAGTTTGCACACAGAGTGTGTAGTCGGAGACTTTTCAGGGCTCATGCCAGGAAGCGTAGTAAAGGCTGAGACGGGATCATATGAGGTTGTGCTCAACAAGAATGTATCTCGCCCGTTTTGCAGGCAGTGTAAGTCGCATTGCATGTACCCTATCATCTATAAGATACCTGAAACCTCAGTTTCTTATCTTTGCTCTGATATTTGCATAAAGCGTTTTACAAAGAGAGACTGATGATGTTTAGTTTTGGGCTTTGTGTGTCACACACGTTTTTCTGTGTTCAAGAAATTATTAGGGTCGTTTGaatatttttcctttatttttcgTTAAGGTTTTCCGTTGAATCCTGGTCCAAGGAGGAATCGAGTCTTTGAGTATAAATAGAGTTGTATCGAGTATTTGTTCTTCagtcttttgttttaagaaaatcaataaaaaaacaaaaagaggtaACCCTAGTTACCCAAAGAGCTTGTGTTTGCATAGCACTGAGAGGAGTACTCTCGGCTCATTGTTCTAGTTCAAGAGGACGATCATCGTCTTGCACGAGTGtcacaaaattttgtttaacatGAGCCTCAAAACAACTTGTCACGAGTTTCTCTATGAGTTTATATGTCTAGGTTTGCTAATCTAAAGTGTGTGAAGCCAACGcattcgtttttgttttatttttttctccctTGCACAAAAAgatcattttcaatttttcattatgAGTTGATTACTTGATTTCCTTCATGTGTTATTGAATTTGGAGGACTAGTGATTCTTGTAGTGATTATCACATTTTCCCACTAGGTAGTTTAGTGTCAGTTTATTTCTTAACTATAGTGATTTTAACCATTTACGGTTTACACAAAATACTTCTACAGATTTGGTAAAACGATTGGAAAAGAGAATTCAACTAGAAAAAAGAGAGGGTTACTGTTTGTTACAAACAAGACAAGCTGTTTTTCATTCTAAATTGTTGGCATatgactaaaacaaaatattcttaagaatTAAAAGAACAATCATGATCAAACAGAGTACAAGGAGTATAGTTGCACATTTCACCATTGCTCCTTCTCTTTGTGTTCTCTCCGCctatttaaaaattgaaatgtcTTTGTGAGTTCCATACGGTGAAAAATCTGTAGTACTCACAAAATCTTATGAGTTTTGGGTAAAGAATCAAACCTTTTGTAGTTGTTTATAGCCTTCCTCGACCGATGTAGAAACGTTTTGGACATTGTAGTCTATCCGATCAACAATCGTGCCCTAATTGATACaagaatataagaaaactaattgTTGAGAAGCCAGCAAAAACTTTGTATCTAGCCAGTTATGTAATTCATAAGCCTTTTAATGACTAAGCTAGGCACCTGGTCAATCACAAGGGCTGATAAGTCTTTCATTATCTGTGCAAGGTCATTCACGGAACCCAGAACCTAGACAGAACTCTGAAGTTAATCGCCATCGAAAATGTGAAGCACGCAGCTTCTTAAATATGGTCGAGTAACAACTTCCATTACCTGTTGTATCTCTCGTTCCCTTTCCGCTGAGACATGTTGCCCTTCCTTCAACTTGATTGTCTGGTGTTCATCGAAACCCTACAATTTATTGAAGACCAGCGATTCTCATTATGGTATTGGCAGAGTAAGGACGACAAGGTTCTGAagattgattaaaaaaaatctgactCGTCCTAGCATGATAACCATAAGAAGTGTTTCTTAAAAATGTAAGGAAGACAAGGATAACTGATTAAAAATCTGAATTGCTCTAGCTAGATAACCATATTAAGTCCTTATTAATTTGTCaatgatatatagttttaCAATACAAGTAAGCACTTACCATCCCACCAAGTTCATCCTCTTCATCCAGTCTCGACATCTTTCCATTCACATTAAACTCTAAATCTACTTCATCCTGACCCTATGATTAGAGAAGCCAAATACAAATAAGAACATCATATTACGGTACATGCATGTCTCAAGAATCaacactttttttgtttatttcttgaaaataaaggAAACATACCTCTTTCTGCTGCTGCAGACGTTTTAAGTAAGTAGACTGTTTTCTGCGGAGCTCCATGGAAAGGTTCTGAAGATCTGTTGCAAGAGAACGCTGTCAAAAGCAGTATGCCAAAAAGTAGGTCAAGTCCATTGGAGAGCCCCACTATACATGTACACAGAACTTTATCCTCATGCtacaaactcaaaacataGAATAACCCAAAGTACATTATatagagggaaaaaaaaacacttcatACATTTTGCTGACTGATAATGTCAACTAGATAGGTAGTCAAAACATATGAGAGTGATTTAACCCAAAATTCCTAACTTTCTTCTCTAAAAgcacaaaagaaaaggtaatGACCATGCATTCTTTATTGTTAACAAGCTCGATTCTGAAAAAGTGTCCAACAACCTACCTGCACATTTTTCCTGAGATTTGATTCTTCAGAAGGCCCTCTAGTAGATAACATCTGCAATCTCTTTTCTGACTTCCTCAACAAATCTGTGATCTCATGAGTGAGCATCTCGACTTCACGATGAATCCCTTTGTTATCTCCAAATGTAGGCATAAGAGCCTTTGAATGTGCCTTTGCTAGTTCATTCATTTTGTCTCGCACCTTTTGTATATTAAAAGTTATCTCCTCAGAATCATCAACCCAAGCTGGTGGCATACCAATTGTGAAGGCATCACTACTGCAAACATTCACAACAACACTTAAATCATTTGCTCATTCTGTTACCTAATTCGTTTAGGGTTCTAATTCTGTATCTCAAATCAATCCCATGATTACAATTcgtttctatatataagttcATAGAATTTCCCAGGTTTTGCAGAATCAAACAACACATTATATTATTACCTTGATGGACCAGGATCATAGGAATTCAAAGGAGCATAAGAGGAGTGATTGGACCGGGAAAATGAACCGCTAACCATTTCGATCACCGGACCACCGAACGAATCAGACGCCGATAAAGATAATGGAGCACGCGCGCTCTTACACGCATCCCTGTGTTTCCGGTACACCGTCGTTCGATTCCTCGTCGCCATCAATACCAAATCAATTGATTCTCAACAGAATCTCGAAAGTAAAATTTCCCggagaaaataaacaaaatcggAGCTTTTGTCGTCGGCAAAAGCAAACGAATCTGAATCGCAAAATCGTTTCTCATTAGCGCGTGTTACAGACTTAGCAACGAAGGAGAAGTATTTGGGCCTTTTTAGGCCCATTTATATATTGGGCTTATAGTCCACTTGCGCGATAGGGTCAATATAAGTGTGTGGAGCACACGTTTTAAGACGGTGGCGCAAAGACGAAAATGCCCGTAGATTCGTGGCGGCTAAAAGTCAACAGAGGGACGTTGGTGGTTCAGGGTAAAAGAGGC includes:
- the SYP42 gene encoding syntaxin of plants 42 (syntaxin of plants 42 (SYP42); CONTAINS InterPro DOMAIN/s: Target SNARE coiled-coil domain (InterPro:IPR000727), Syntaxin/epimorphin, conserved site (InterPro:IPR006012), t-SNARE (InterPro:IPR010989), Syntaxin, N-terminal (InterPro:IPR006011); BEST Arabidopsis thaliana protein match is: syntaxin of plants 41 (TAIR:AT5G26980.2); Has 2124 Blast hits to 2113 proteins in 267 species: Archae - 1; Bacteria - 23; Metazoa - 914; Fungi - 468; Plants - 361; Viruses - 0; Other Eukaryotes - 357 (source: NCBI BLink).), producing the protein MATRNRTTVYRKHRDACKSARAPLSLSASDSFGGPVIEMVSGSFSRSNHSSYAPLNSYDPGPSSSDAFTIGMPPAWVDDSEEITFNIQKVRDKMNELAKAHSKALMPTFGDNKGIHREVEMLTHEITDLLRKSEKRLQMLSTRGPSEESNLRKNVQRSLATDLQNLSMELRRKQSTYLKRLQQQKEGQDEVDLEFNVNGKMSRLDEEDELGGMGFDEHQTIKLKEGQHVSAEREREIQQVLGSVNDLAQIMKDLSALVIDQGTIVDRIDYNVQNVSTSVEEGYKQLQKAERTQREGAMVKCATILLVLCLIMIVLLILKNILF